The Nostoc sp. 'Lobaria pulmonaria (5183) cyanobiont' genome window below encodes:
- the thiO gene encoding glycine oxidase ThiO — translation MISETVIIGGGVIGLAIAIELKLRGTNVTVLCRDFQAAATHAAAGMLAPDAENILNEAMRSLCWRSRVLYPDWTRKLEELTALNTGYRPCGILAPLFEEAGGQGGRGAEEQRSRGDLSSSSPSSPAYWLNKEAIHQYQPGLGAEVVGGWWYPEDAQVDNKALAHVLRTAAESVGVKLKDGITVEAFLQQQGQVVGVQTNAGIIRAAHYVLASGAWSNEMLPLPVVPRKGQMLSVRIPEVSPELPLKRVLFGQDIYIVPRRDRLVIGATSEDVGFVPNNTPEGIQKLLQAAIRLYPQLKHYPIQEFWWGFRPTTPDELPILGTSHCQNLTFATGHYRNGILLAPVTAALIADLILEQKSDPLLADFHYSRFQSKSSTSTPMLTHSTNFSNGHNTTPLPTDAINHVSTDSPLIIAGKTFQSRLMTGTGKYRSIEEMQQSIAASDCQIVTVAVRRVQTKAPGHEGLAEALDWKKIWMLPNTAGCQTAEEAIRVARLGREMAKLLGQEDNNFVKLEVIPDLKYLLPDPIGTLQAAEQLVKEGFVVLPYINADPMLAKRLEEVGCATVMPLASPIGSGQGLKTTANIQIIIENAGVPVVVDAGIGSPSEAAQAMELGADALLINSAIALSPNPAAMARAMNLAAVAGRLAYLAGRMPIKDYASPSSPLTGTITS, via the coding sequence ATGATTAGTGAGACTGTGATTATTGGTGGCGGCGTTATTGGTTTAGCGATCGCCATTGAACTAAAATTGCGCGGGACAAACGTCACCGTGCTTTGTCGTGACTTTCAGGCTGCCGCTACCCACGCCGCCGCCGGGATGTTGGCACCCGATGCGGAAAACATCCTGAATGAGGCAATGCGTTCCTTGTGTTGGCGATCGCGTGTCTTATATCCCGACTGGACGCGCAAATTAGAAGAACTGACCGCCTTAAATACTGGCTACCGTCCTTGTGGTATCCTTGCACCCCTCTTTGAAGAGGCAGGGGGGCAGGGAGGCAGGGGAGCAGAGGAGCAGAGGAGCAGAGGGGATCTTTCCTCATCATCTCCCTCATCCCCGGCTTACTGGTTAAACAAAGAGGCAATTCATCAATATCAGCCAGGATTGGGAGCAGAGGTAGTTGGTGGCTGGTGGTATCCTGAAGACGCACAAGTTGATAATAAAGCTCTCGCTCACGTATTGCGGACGGCCGCTGAGTCTGTTGGTGTTAAACTTAAAGATGGCATTACAGTAGAAGCATTTTTACAGCAGCAGGGACAAGTCGTTGGCGTGCAAACCAATGCGGGAATAATTCGCGCCGCGCACTATGTTTTAGCTTCAGGTGCTTGGTCAAATGAAATGTTACCACTACCTGTGGTACCCAGAAAAGGACAAATGCTGAGTGTGCGGATACCAGAAGTTTCGCCGGAATTGCCCTTAAAGCGGGTTTTGTTTGGGCAGGATATTTACATCGTACCAAGACGCGATCGCCTGGTTATTGGCGCAACAAGTGAAGACGTTGGCTTTGTCCCCAACAACACCCCAGAAGGTATTCAAAAATTACTACAAGCTGCTATCCGGCTGTATCCCCAATTAAAGCATTATCCCATCCAGGAATTTTGGTGGGGATTTCGCCCAACTACCCCTGATGAATTGCCCATCCTGGGCACTAGCCACTGTCAAAATTTAACCTTTGCTACGGGTCATTACCGCAACGGAATTCTACTTGCACCTGTAACAGCCGCTTTGATTGCCGATTTAATCTTAGAACAAAAGTCTGACCCCCTACTTGCTGATTTTCACTATTCGCGCTTCCAGTCCAAGTCATCTACCTCCACCCCCATGCTGACTCACTCTACCAATTTCTCCAACGGGCATAATACGACCCCACTTCCCACAGACGCGATTAATCACGTCTCTACCGATTCCCCATTGATTATCGCTGGCAAAACCTTCCAATCCCGCTTGATGACGGGAACTGGTAAGTATCGCAGCATTGAGGAAATGCAGCAAAGCATCGCCGCCAGCGATTGCCAGATTGTCACCGTAGCAGTACGACGGGTACAAACCAAGGCTCCTGGACATGAAGGTTTAGCTGAAGCCTTGGATTGGAAAAAAATCTGGATGTTACCCAATACCGCAGGTTGTCAAACTGCTGAAGAGGCAATTCGGGTAGCGCGTTTAGGGCGAGAAATGGCGAAATTATTGGGGCAGGAAGATAATAACTTTGTCAAGTTAGAAGTAATACCCGACCTTAAGTATTTACTCCCAGACCCGATTGGGACATTGCAAGCAGCAGAACAACTAGTTAAAGAAGGCTTTGTAGTATTACCCTACATCAACGCTGACCCCATGTTAGCCAAGCGCTTAGAAGAGGTAGGTTGTGCTACAGTAATGCCTTTGGCATCGCCAATTGGTTCTGGACAAGGGCTGAAAACAACTGCCAATATCCAAATTATCATCGAAAATGCAGGTGTGCCAGTGGTGGTAGATGCTGGTATTGGTTCACCCTCAGAAGCCGCTCAGGCAATGGAATTGGGAGCAGATGCTTTATTGATTAATAGTGCGATCGCTCTTTCTCCAAACCCAGCAGCAATGGCTCGTGCCATGAATTTGGCAGCAGTCGCCGGTCGTCTAGCATACCTTGCTGGCAGGATGCCTATTAAAGATTACGCCAGTCCTAGTTCACCTCTAACTGGGACGATTACTAGTTAG
- the cimA gene encoding citramalate synthase, translating to MTTNSSPQLWLYDTTLRDGTQREGLSVSIEDKLRIARRLDQLGIPFIEGGWPGANPKDVQFFWQLQEDPLKQAEIVAFCSTRRPNSTAATEPMLQDILAAGTRWVTIFGKSWDLHVTTGLKTTLEENLAMIRDTIEYLRSQSRRIIYDAEHWFDGYKHNRDYALQTLEAAIASGAEWLVLCDTNGGTLPHEISQIVQDVISHLSLVICQEPMTKNIDALAADRRVGQRTMPQIGIHTHNDSEMAVANAIAAVMAGAKMVQGTINGYGERCGNANLCSLIPNLQLKAGYSCITEDQLTQLTEASRFVSEVVNLAPDEHAPFVGRSAFAHKGGIHVSAVERNPLTYEHIQPEQVGNRRRIVISEQSGLSNVLAKARSFGIELDQQKAEAREILQRLKDLESEGFQFEAAEASFVLLMHEALGDRQKFFEVKGFQVHCDLIEGKETSNALATVKVAVDGKNILEAAEGNGPVAALDAALRKALVNFYPQIATFDLTDYKVRILNGYTGTAAKTRVLVESGNGRQRWTTVGVSTNILAASYQAVVEGLEYGLLLHSQAEAALKASS from the coding sequence ATGACCACAAATTCCTCACCTCAACTTTGGCTCTATGACACTACATTACGGGATGGCACTCAGCGCGAGGGGCTATCTGTATCGATAGAAGATAAGTTACGCATTGCCCGTAGACTCGATCAACTGGGAATTCCCTTTATTGAAGGTGGTTGGCCTGGCGCCAATCCCAAGGATGTACAATTTTTCTGGCAACTCCAAGAAGATCCGCTCAAACAGGCTGAAATTGTGGCTTTTTGTTCGACTCGACGCCCCAACTCCACTGCCGCCACCGAACCGATGCTACAGGATATTTTGGCTGCCGGAACTCGCTGGGTAACGATTTTTGGCAAGTCTTGGGATTTACATGTGACAACAGGACTCAAGACGACGTTAGAAGAAAATTTGGCGATGATTCGCGACACAATTGAGTACCTCCGTTCTCAGAGTCGCCGTATTATCTACGATGCCGAACATTGGTTTGATGGCTATAAGCACAATCGAGATTATGCTTTACAGACATTAGAGGCTGCGATCGCATCTGGTGCGGAATGGCTAGTCCTCTGTGATACCAATGGTGGCACTTTACCCCACGAAATTAGCCAAATTGTTCAAGATGTCATTAGTCATTTGTCATTAGTCATTTGTCAAGAACCAATGACCAAGAACATAGACGCGCTAGCGGCTGACCGCAGGGTAGGACAAAGGACAATGCCCCAAATTGGAATTCATACTCATAATGATTCGGAAATGGCGGTTGCTAACGCAATAGCCGCCGTGATGGCAGGGGCAAAGATGGTACAGGGCACAATAAATGGTTACGGTGAACGTTGCGGTAATGCTAACCTCTGTTCGTTAATTCCCAATTTACAACTGAAGGCGGGTTACAGTTGTATCACAGAAGACCAGCTCACACAACTTACAGAAGCTAGTCGTTTTGTGAGTGAGGTGGTCAACCTCGCGCCAGATGAACACGCTCCCTTTGTGGGACGTTCGGCTTTTGCGCACAAGGGCGGTATTCATGTATCAGCAGTAGAACGTAATCCCCTGACTTACGAACACATTCAGCCGGAACAAGTCGGGAATCGTCGCCGCATCGTGATTTCGGAACAGTCTGGACTCAGCAATGTTTTAGCCAAAGCCCGCAGTTTTGGGATTGAATTGGATCAACAAAAGGCAGAGGCTAGAGAAATTCTCCAGCGCCTCAAAGATTTGGAGAGCGAAGGATTTCAATTTGAAGCCGCAGAGGCCAGTTTTGTACTATTGATGCACGAAGCTTTGGGAGATCGCCAGAAGTTTTTTGAAGTTAAAGGTTTTCAAGTCCACTGTGACTTGATTGAGGGGAAAGAAACTAGCAATGCCTTAGCTACAGTCAAAGTCGCTGTTGACGGGAAAAACATTTTGGAGGCGGCGGAAGGTAACGGGCCCGTTGCCGCTTTGGATGCAGCTTTACGCAAAGCTTTGGTGAACTTTTATCCCCAAATTGCAACCTTTGATTTGACAGATTATAAAGTACGGATTCTCAATGGATATACGGGCACTGCGGCGAAAACTCGTGTGTTGGTAGAATCAGGCAATGGTCGTCAACGCTGGACGACAGTAGGAGTTTCCACCAATATTTTGGCGGCTTCCTATCAAGCCGTGGTGGAGGGATTGGAATACGGTTTGTTATTGCACTCCCAAGCAGAAGCGGCTTTAAAAGCTTCTAGTTGA
- the psb34 gene encoding photosystem II assembly protein Psb34, which yields MPYINEEGGLLNNFAREPKVYQAEPVTEGQKRTYILLGIAATALVAGLILVAFFVSKSS from the coding sequence ATGCCCTATATCAATGAAGAAGGCGGTCTTCTGAATAATTTTGCCCGGGAACCAAAGGTTTATCAAGCAGAACCTGTCACGGAAGGGCAAAAGCGAACTTATATCCTACTAGGAATTGCCGCTACAGCTTTGGTTGCCGGCTTGATTCTAGTCGCCTTCTTTGTTTCTAAGAGCAGTTGA
- a CDS encoding calcium-binding protein, with protein sequence MATLSIEQQELEELQEVTASTFDTSQAEVIKPVFSTNEQTRLARLEQLETGTYVPPNSTLLTPGKNIGLNSTDSISDRNEVSDNVGKIIRSVDKDNNQIIIGTPNADTLYGANGDDVITSLGIDDIVSGRNGDDLISGGSGNDYLLGDAGKDIIYGDYSASGNSDLIASSNDTIFGGDGNDKLYGQGRQDRIYGDSGDDYIEGGADNDQINGDDGNDILYGDDIEGNADVSGDDIISGDNGNDKIYGGRGNDFLEGDDGKDLLVGGQGYDSLNGGNGNDVLIGTDTDFFGQLQQGFGFGEKDTLIGGKNNDTFVLGLEQANARDVNGKDTVIFDVVLYNDGNIKLNGTQDYALIKDFGFINDRVTRGVDKIQLAGSASQYLLDASPVSSISGTGIFFTPGQVVPELIGIVEGISLSNLSLSDSNQFIFV encoded by the coding sequence ATGGCAACACTCAGCATAGAACAACAAGAATTAGAAGAACTCCAAGAGGTGACAGCAAGCACATTCGATACTTCACAAGCAGAAGTAATTAAACCAGTATTTTCTACAAATGAGCAAACTCGATTAGCAAGACTAGAACAACTAGAAACAGGTACGTATGTTCCACCAAATAGTACGCTACTCACTCCCGGTAAAAACATCGGCTTGAATAGCACCGACTCCATCAGCGATCGCAATGAAGTCAGTGACAATGTTGGCAAAATAATAAGGAGTGTAGATAAGGATAATAATCAAATAATAATAGGCACGCCCAATGCGGATACACTCTATGGTGCTAATGGGGATGACGTTATAACTAGTTTAGGTATTGATGATATAGTCTCAGGTCGCAATGGAGATGACCTCATTAGTGGAGGAAGTGGAAACGACTACCTCCTGGGTGATGCTGGGAAAGATATCATTTATGGGGACTATAGTGCCAGTGGAAATTCAGACTTGATTGCAAGTAGCAATGACACCATTTTTGGTGGTGATGGAAACGATAAACTCTATGGTCAAGGTCGTCAAGACAGAATCTATGGTGATTCTGGTGATGACTATATTGAAGGTGGGGCAGACAACGATCAAATTAATGGTGACGATGGTAACGACATACTTTATGGTGATGACATAGAGGGCAACGCCGATGTCAGTGGTGACGATATAATCTCTGGTGACAATGGGAACGACAAAATTTATGGTGGTCGAGGTAACGACTTCCTCGAAGGTGATGATGGAAAAGATTTACTAGTTGGTGGGCAGGGTTACGACTCTCTTAATGGCGGTAACGGCAACGATGTATTGATTGGTACTGATACAGACTTTTTTGGTCAACTGCAACAAGGATTTGGCTTTGGCGAAAAAGATACCTTAATCGGTGGGAAAAATAATGACACATTTGTTCTGGGGCTTGAACAAGCAAATGCTAGGGATGTAAATGGGAAGGATACTGTTATCTTTGATGTAGTTTTATACAATGATGGCAATATTAAACTCAACGGTACTCAAGACTATGCTCTGATTAAAGATTTTGGTTTCATTAACGACCGTGTTACCCGTGGTGTAGATAAAATCCAGCTAGCAGGTTCAGCAAGTCAGTATTTACTGGATGCATCTCCTGTTAGCTCGATATCTGGTACGGGAATATTTTTTACCCCAGGTCAAGTTGTACCTGAACTCATTGGTATTGTTGAGGGAATTTCGCTCTCCAATCTAAGTCTTTCCGATAGCAATCAATTCATTTTTGTTTGA
- a CDS encoding vanadium-dependent haloperoxidase, whose product MTSDIVIQFAEILENPTIFPDEQGKLKIVVENQGDTQFNGPVNIKLYGSTDKVLDINSLNTLEQSRGASDLLRGKDELLGGLNDQRVNLAPGQSKTFTVDFAGSEFRTASVVSPGLYYLIGQVIPGNSVTESNTANNVASQLITGGDVVIQWNSILLNAIQASGTAPPVGARNQAIVQAAVYDAVNAIDRSYKPYLVNISASEATGASKEAAAVEAAYRTLVNLFPKQKTTFDEQRQRSLATIPNGTAENKGIAIGNKVAQQILDNRKNDGSSTAQGSYTPGTGFGDWKPTFSDGETTNNTTNFAPALLPQWGLVTPFAIDSVILFRPDTFPEYGSPRYTRNFNQVKALGAENSTVRTTDQTEIAQFWAYDRGDTFRPPGQLNELAQEVALAQSNTLEENARLFALLNIAQADAGIVGWDAKYVYEQLRPITAIRNADQDNNPDTIANPNWEPLLDTPPFPDYISGHSVFGGASAEILKLFYGTDDISFDIPSQELPGVGRYYGSFSQAAQESADSRIYGGVHIEAATIDGVQVGRNVGSFVFNNFLTPV is encoded by the coding sequence ATGACTTCAGATATCGTTATTCAGTTTGCTGAAATTCTCGAAAATCCGACAATCTTTCCCGATGAACAGGGAAAACTGAAAATTGTTGTTGAGAATCAAGGTGATACACAGTTTAACGGGCCTGTAAATATCAAACTGTATGGATCAACCGATAAAGTTCTTGACATCAATTCTCTAAACACACTCGAACAATCAAGGGGTGCAAGCGATTTACTCAGGGGCAAAGATGAGCTTTTGGGCGGTTTGAACGATCAAAGGGTTAATTTAGCGCCTGGTCAATCTAAAACATTTACTGTGGATTTTGCTGGATCTGAGTTCCGTACTGCAAGTGTTGTCTCTCCAGGACTCTACTATTTGATTGGACAGGTAATACCAGGTAATAGCGTTACTGAAAGTAATACAGCCAACAATGTAGCCAGCCAGTTAATTACTGGAGGTGACGTTGTGATCCAATGGAATTCAATTCTCTTAAATGCCATACAAGCATCGGGAACAGCACCTCCAGTGGGGGCACGCAATCAGGCGATCGTTCAGGCGGCAGTTTATGATGCTGTCAACGCAATTGACCGGAGTTACAAGCCTTATTTAGTAAACATCAGCGCATCGGAAGCTACCGGGGCATCGAAAGAAGCTGCGGCAGTTGAAGCAGCCTACCGAACGCTGGTCAATTTGTTCCCAAAACAAAAAACTACATTCGATGAACAGCGGCAAAGGTCTCTTGCAACAATCCCGAATGGTACGGCTGAGAACAAGGGCATTGCGATCGGAAACAAGGTTGCCCAGCAAATACTGGATAACCGGAAAAATGATGGTTCAAGTACTGCACAAGGATCATACACGCCGGGAACTGGCTTTGGCGATTGGAAGCCAACTTTCAGCGATGGTGAAACAACAAATAATACTACCAATTTTGCACCAGCATTATTGCCCCAGTGGGGTCTAGTAACTCCCTTTGCTATAGACAGTGTTATCCTGTTCCGTCCAGATACTTTCCCTGAGTATGGTAGCCCTCGGTATACAAGAAATTTTAATCAGGTTAAGGCGCTTGGCGCTGAAAATAGCACTGTTCGCACCACAGATCAGACGGAAATTGCCCAATTCTGGGCTTACGATCGCGGCGATACTTTCAGGCCACCAGGTCAGTTGAACGAACTCGCGCAAGAAGTAGCATTGGCTCAAAGCAATACTCTAGAGGAGAATGCCCGTTTATTTGCGCTGCTGAACATTGCCCAAGCTGATGCGGGTATTGTTGGGTGGGATGCCAAGTACGTGTATGAGCAATTGCGCCCGATTACTGCAATCCGCAATGCCGATCAAGATAATAATCCTGATACGATTGCCAATCCTAATTGGGAACCTCTGCTAGATACCCCACCATTCCCCGATTACATCTCAGGACATTCTGTATTCGGTGGTGCATCAGCCGAAATTCTGAAACTTTTCTACGGCACCGACGACATTAGTTTTGACATTCCTTCACAAGAATTACCTGGCGTTGGTCGCTATTACGGCAGCTTTTCACAGGCAGCCCAAGAGTCTGCCGATAGCCGGATTTATGGTGGCGTCCATATTGAAGCGGCCACTATAGACGGCGTGCAAGTAGGTAGGAATGTCGGCAGTTTCGTGTTTAATAACTTTTTGACTCCGGTTTAG
- a CDS encoding M48 family metallopeptidase encodes MSFFKTPLIGLKADSFRHPLDLEATRALKQIPGIDMLVRNWLGPMAEQVFYVENIASSILVGENQLPDLYKLLLDACKILDIDPPQLYVRQHPAPNAYTFAVRGKQPFVVLHTSLIDILTPEEIQAVIAHELGHLKCDHSVYLTPVNLLILAAAIVPNVGTFVAQAIQAQLLEWVRCAEFTCDRAALLATQDPKVVMSVLMKLAGGSPTLAPQLNLDAFVAQARAYDDISKTELGEMVKTARTAQLTHPVPVLRAREIDRWASSTEYQTLLQSHGLKSTNNEVAPKGGWRNW; translated from the coding sequence ATGTCTTTCTTCAAAACCCCGCTAATTGGTTTAAAAGCTGACTCATTTCGTCATCCATTAGACCTGGAAGCCACTAGAGCGCTCAAGCAGATACCAGGCATAGATATGTTAGTGCGAAATTGGCTTGGGCCAATGGCAGAGCAGGTTTTCTATGTGGAAAATATTGCCTCTAGCATTTTGGTGGGTGAAAACCAACTACCCGATTTATACAAACTGTTGTTAGACGCCTGTAAAATCCTGGATATAGATCCTCCCCAGTTGTACGTCCGGCAACATCCGGCTCCCAACGCCTATACTTTTGCTGTGCGGGGTAAGCAGCCTTTTGTGGTGCTACACACTTCCCTGATTGATATTCTTACACCAGAGGAAATACAGGCAGTAATCGCCCACGAATTAGGACATCTCAAGTGTGACCATAGCGTTTACTTGACACCTGTAAATTTATTAATATTAGCTGCGGCGATTGTGCCCAATGTCGGCACCTTCGTTGCTCAAGCCATACAGGCGCAACTTTTGGAATGGGTACGTTGTGCTGAGTTTACCTGCGATCGCGCCGCATTACTAGCAACCCAAGACCCGAAAGTTGTCATGTCCGTGTTGATGAAGTTGGCAGGTGGTTCTCCCACCTTAGCGCCCCAACTGAATCTCGATGCCTTTGTTGCCCAAGCCCGCGCTTACGATGACATCAGCAAGACAGAACTGGGTGAAATGGTCAAAACTGCCCGTACAGCCCAATTAACCCATCCCGTGCCAGTACTGCGGGCGCGAGAAATTGACCGTTGGGCAAGCAGCACCGAATATCAAACTCTGTTGCAAAGTCACGGACTGAAGTCTACTAATAATGAAGTTGCACCCAAAGGTGGATGGCGCAATTGGTAG
- a CDS encoding 2Fe-2S iron-sulfur cluster-binding protein: MPKVQAEGKTIDCEHGSNLRTILLQNSIHLYNDGAKVINCRGIGSCGTCAVLVEGEVSAANWRDRARRSLPPHSPTTDLRLACQTQVLGDVKVTKFDGFWGQGSRIVWTPKG; this comes from the coding sequence ATGCCTAAAGTACAAGCTGAAGGTAAAACAATTGATTGCGAGCATGGAAGCAATCTCCGAACAATTTTGCTGCAAAATAGTATTCACCTCTACAATGACGGTGCTAAGGTAATAAACTGTCGGGGCATTGGCAGTTGTGGAACCTGCGCGGTTCTGGTAGAGGGCGAAGTATCAGCAGCGAATTGGCGCGATCGAGCACGACGTTCGCTTCCTCCCCATTCTCCTACAACAGACTTACGTTTAGCCTGTCAAACTCAGGTTTTAGGCGATGTGAAAGTGACAAAGTTTGATGGATTTTGGGGACAAGGTTCTCGAATAGTGTGGACACCAAAAGGTTAA
- a CDS encoding acetate kinase: MKILVLNAGSSSQKSCLYEIAEAALPTQAPQTLWEGKINWTQNRSVAEIEVKTATGGTLQKSISGDSPQAHLTYMFNTLDRDATKVIDRLSEIDVVGHRIVHGGEDYRDSVVITKDVEKAIAGLSNLAPEHNPVGLEGIEVIEQILGDVTQVAVFDTGFHGTLPDAAAIYPGPYQWLEQGIRRYGFHGISHQYCSQRAIQILGRDVASERLIICHLGNGCSLAAIKNGRSIDTTMGFTPVEGLMMGSRSGSVDPGILIYLLRHCNYSIEKLDELLNKASGLKGISGVSSDMREVREAIAQGNSRAQLAWDIYVHRLRSGIGAMLTSLGGLDALVFTAGVGEHSAEIRQAACEAFGFIGLKIDLEKNQQQPVDEDIATPDSSVRVLVIHTQEDWAIAGQCWQLLKNSELAPVPTTASE, from the coding sequence ATGAAAATATTGGTACTGAATGCCGGATCGAGCAGCCAAAAGAGTTGTCTGTATGAAATTGCAGAGGCAGCCCTGCCCACCCAAGCACCCCAAACCCTTTGGGAAGGGAAAATCAACTGGACTCAAAATCGAAGTGTGGCAGAAATTGAGGTGAAAACTGCTACGGGTGGAACGCTGCAAAAATCAATCTCTGGTGATTCTCCACAGGCGCACCTCACCTATATGTTCAATACACTCGATCGTGATGCTACCAAGGTAATCGATCGCTTGTCAGAAATCGATGTGGTGGGGCATCGGATAGTACATGGTGGAGAGGATTATCGAGATAGTGTGGTAATTACAAAAGATGTCGAAAAGGCGATCGCTGGTCTGTCTAACCTGGCTCCAGAACATAATCCAGTGGGTCTAGAAGGCATAGAAGTAATTGAACAAATCTTAGGAGATGTCACTCAAGTAGCAGTCTTTGATACCGGATTTCATGGTACTTTACCCGATGCAGCAGCAATCTATCCCGGCCCATATCAGTGGCTAGAGCAAGGTATTCGTCGCTATGGGTTTCATGGTATCAGTCATCAATACTGTTCTCAACGTGCTATCCAAATTCTCGGTCGAGATGTTGCATCTGAGCGGTTAATTATCTGTCATCTGGGCAATGGTTGCTCTTTAGCGGCAATTAAAAACGGTCGCAGTATTGATACCACTATGGGATTCACACCCGTAGAAGGATTGATGATGGGTAGTCGTTCTGGTTCAGTCGATCCGGGGATTCTGATTTATTTGTTGCGGCACTGCAATTACTCTATCGAAAAGTTGGATGAGTTATTAAATAAAGCTTCTGGGTTAAAGGGAATTTCGGGTGTATCTAGCGATATGCGTGAGGTGAGAGAAGCGATCGCTCAAGGTAATTCCCGCGCTCAACTGGCGTGGGATATCTACGTGCATCGCTTGCGTTCTGGTATTGGCGCAATGCTCACTAGTTTGGGGGGATTAGATGCTTTAGTATTCACAGCAGGTGTGGGTGAACACTCTGCGGAAATTCGCCAAGCCGCCTGTGAAGCCTTTGGGTTTATCGGACTGAAAATAGACCTTGAGAAAAATCAACAGCAGCCAGTGGATGAGGATATTGCTACACCCGATTCATCAGTACGGGTATTAGTTATTCATACTCAAGAAGATTGGGCGATCGCCGGCCAATGTTGGCAATTATTGAAAAACTCAGAACTTGCACCAGTCCCAACAACAGCCTCAGAATGA